One Pseudonocardia abyssalis DNA segment encodes these proteins:
- a CDS encoding bifunctional diguanylate cyclase/phosphodiesterase: MDGRSAQASFDDACRNVVAHLKEQVPFACWSVSRVDADHQVHLRPDDDTYGLQPGHALPWNETFCRHMVSGRTPRIAPDAMAVPQYAETAAAAGMRIGAYAGVPILDADGSLFGTLCGFDPETHDDDLLRHGPLLELMAGLLGRIVQVERMRDEAVDRADELLWASLHDPVTGLVGRRTFLDMLTRAAQRATDPEPRAALVLLHLDDLAAVNETFGHATGDQLVVQVAGRLTATLHPFDTVARLGDDEFAILLHDGSELDTTVLRVRAALPASIAVADASVPVTASIGVTPVDGAAPDDLLTRARAARQVAADRADDRWAVHEPARTSVGAGVPMLREPLRAAIRTGALHPAYQPIVALDDNRVVAYEALARWTHEGTPVPPDVFVPLATRTGLLPDLTDHMIHRAAGQLADWSATLGHRRLQVGVNVPPRLLLDPDFPDRVALGIRRHDLAPGQLVLEITEDALLDDLDTASAIARRLRALGVMLSLDDVGSGYASLLHLRHLPLQSAKIDRVFVDDIDTDDDARRFLGAVLTCGRDLGIHVVVEGVERVTQATVLRSLGAVYAQGHCFGRPVRPGDIDVRTETARRPSGRGSATGG, translated from the coding sequence GTGGACGGGAGATCGGCTCAGGCGTCGTTCGACGACGCCTGCCGGAACGTGGTGGCGCACCTCAAGGAGCAGGTCCCCTTCGCCTGCTGGTCGGTGAGCCGGGTCGACGCCGACCACCAGGTGCACCTCCGGCCGGACGACGACACCTACGGGCTGCAGCCCGGCCACGCCCTGCCGTGGAACGAGACGTTCTGCCGGCACATGGTCTCCGGGCGCACCCCGCGGATCGCGCCGGACGCCATGGCGGTGCCGCAGTACGCCGAGACGGCCGCCGCAGCGGGGATGCGGATCGGCGCCTACGCCGGCGTGCCGATCCTCGACGCCGACGGTTCGCTGTTCGGCACCCTCTGCGGGTTCGACCCCGAGACCCACGACGACGACCTGCTCCGCCACGGCCCCCTCCTGGAGCTGATGGCCGGGCTGCTCGGCCGGATCGTGCAGGTGGAGAGGATGCGTGACGAGGCCGTCGACCGTGCGGACGAGCTGCTGTGGGCCTCCCTGCACGACCCCGTGACCGGCCTCGTCGGTCGCCGGACCTTCCTCGACATGCTGACCCGCGCTGCGCAGCGGGCCACCGACCCCGAGCCCCGTGCCGCTCTGGTCCTGCTCCACCTCGACGACCTGGCGGCCGTCAACGAGACCTTCGGCCACGCCACGGGTGACCAGCTGGTCGTGCAGGTCGCAGGGCGGCTCACCGCCACCCTGCACCCGTTCGACACCGTGGCCCGCCTCGGCGACGACGAGTTCGCGATCCTGCTGCACGACGGCTCCGAACTCGACACCACCGTGCTGCGCGTCCGCGCCGCGCTGCCCGCATCCATCGCGGTCGCCGACGCCTCCGTCCCGGTCACGGCGAGCATCGGGGTGACCCCCGTCGACGGCGCGGCCCCCGACGACCTGCTCACCCGGGCCCGCGCCGCACGGCAGGTCGCCGCAGACCGGGCGGACGACCGGTGGGCGGTCCACGAGCCGGCCAGGACATCCGTCGGAGCCGGTGTCCCGATGCTGCGCGAACCGCTGCGCGCGGCGATCCGGACCGGGGCACTGCACCCCGCCTACCAGCCCATCGTGGCCCTCGACGACAACCGCGTCGTCGCCTACGAGGCGCTCGCCCGATGGACGCACGAGGGCACCCCCGTACCGCCCGACGTGTTCGTCCCGCTCGCCACCCGCACCGGGCTGCTCCCCGACCTGACCGACCACATGATCCACCGTGCGGCGGGCCAACTGGCCGACTGGTCGGCGACCCTGGGCCACCGCCGGCTCCAGGTCGGGGTCAACGTGCCCCCGCGCCTGCTGCTCGACCCGGACTTCCCGGACCGCGTCGCCCTCGGCATCCGGCGCCACGACCTCGCACCCGGCCAGCTGGTCCTCGAGATCACCGAGGACGCCCTGCTCGACGACCTCGACACCGCGTCGGCCATCGCGCGACGGCTCCGTGCGCTGGGCGTCATGTTGTCGCTCGACGACGTCGGCTCCGGGTACGCATCGCTGCTGCACCTGCGCCACCTCCCGCTGCAGTCCGCCAAGATCGACCGCGTGTTCGTCGACGACATCGACACCGACGACGACGCCCGACGCTTCCTGGGCGCTGTGCTCACCTGCGGCCGCGACCTGGGGATCCACGTCGTCGTCGAGGGGGTCGAGAGAGTCACGCAGGCCACGGTGCTGCGGTCCCTCGGCGCCGTCTACGCCCAGGGCCACTGCTTCGGACGGCCGGTCCGACCCGGCGACATCGACGTCCGAACCGAGACCGCCCGTCGTCCATCCGGTCGTGGCAGCGCCACGGGGGGATAG
- a CDS encoding DUF3159 domain-containing protein, which translates to MTATDPHHGPAGEKPRGPAAAPQTALLEQMGGPMGFVYSAVPVVVFVAANSFLPLTATIVVSIAVGLAVTGYRLLRGEKFGLAVGGLLGLALAIAIVAITGSARDFFVVGIWAYLAAFVITLGSVLARRPLTGVVWNLVHGNTHGWRADRRVLRAHDVATLALAAVSGARFGVQQWLYVSDETGWLGVARLAMGWPLTILAALVVVWAWRRSSRRLVPTA; encoded by the coding sequence ATGACTGCCACCGACCCTCACCACGGACCGGCCGGGGAGAAGCCCCGCGGCCCGGCCGCCGCGCCCCAGACGGCGCTGCTCGAGCAGATGGGTGGCCCGATGGGGTTCGTCTACTCCGCCGTCCCCGTCGTCGTCTTCGTGGCCGCCAACTCCTTCCTGCCCCTGACCGCGACGATCGTCGTGTCGATCGCCGTCGGGCTGGCCGTCACCGGCTACCGGCTCCTGCGCGGGGAGAAGTTCGGCCTGGCGGTCGGCGGTCTGCTCGGGCTCGCCCTGGCCATCGCCATCGTGGCCATCACCGGGTCGGCGCGGGACTTCTTCGTCGTCGGCATCTGGGCGTACCTGGCGGCGTTCGTCATCACGCTCGGCTCGGTGCTCGCCCGTCGGCCGCTCACCGGCGTCGTCTGGAACCTCGTGCACGGCAACACCCACGGCTGGCGCGCCGACCGTCGCGTGCTGCGCGCCCACGACGTCGCCACGCTCGCACTGGCGGCGGTGTCCGGTGCCCGGTTCGGGGTGCAGCAGTGGCTCTACGTCAGCGACGAGACCGGTTGGCTGGGCGTCGCCCGCCTCGCCATGGGGTGGCCACTGACCATTCTGGCCGCACTGGTCGTCGTCTGGGCCTGGCGGCGCAGCAGCAGGCGCCTGGTGCCGACGGCCTGA
- a CDS encoding Acg family FMN-binding oxidoreductase gives MITGTVDHDTVHAALELAGRAPSVHNTQPWRWEFGGAAIHLHADMDRWLMATDPDGRDLLVSCGAWLHHLRMALAASDIGVTVERLPDPDDPDLLAVVALRPGADGVDRALAAEQVAAIDGRQSDRRRFGEWPVPEGFLAQLVDCAAEQGAVLRVVTEAVDRRTLAIAIRTAAVEHDDTFGYEAELRTWTGHAGRGGPEGVPAGAIPAPGSWAGTPARRFAGGDLGDAPDRFDGAAAVDGTGRGGTGRADGGPQDAATVLVLGTSSDDRLSHLRAGEAVSAVLLRATTLGLASSVLSEPLELAGTRELVRDEVLGGTLSPQLVLRIGWPPATGPVPSRTGRRSPSGEPADRPSDRLTSDRVRSAP, from the coding sequence ATGATCACCGGTACGGTCGACCACGACACGGTGCACGCGGCTCTGGAGCTGGCCGGACGGGCGCCGTCGGTGCACAACACGCAACCGTGGCGGTGGGAGTTCGGCGGTGCGGCGATCCATCTCCACGCCGACATGGACCGGTGGCTCATGGCGACCGACCCGGACGGCCGCGACCTGCTCGTGAGCTGCGGCGCCTGGCTGCACCACCTGCGGATGGCCCTGGCCGCATCGGACATCGGTGTCACCGTCGAGCGCCTTCCCGACCCCGATGACCCCGACCTGCTCGCCGTCGTCGCGCTCCGACCGGGTGCCGACGGCGTCGACCGCGCACTCGCCGCCGAGCAGGTCGCCGCGATCGACGGCCGGCAGTCCGACCGCAGGCGGTTCGGGGAGTGGCCGGTGCCCGAGGGGTTCCTCGCGCAGCTGGTGGACTGCGCCGCCGAGCAGGGGGCGGTGCTGCGCGTGGTGACCGAAGCGGTCGACCGCCGGACGCTGGCCATCGCGATCCGCACCGCCGCGGTCGAGCACGACGACACGTTCGGCTACGAGGCCGAGCTGCGGACCTGGACCGGCCATGCGGGGAGGGGCGGACCGGAGGGGGTGCCGGCCGGGGCGATCCCGGCTCCCGGGTCGTGGGCCGGAACACCCGCGCGCCGGTTCGCAGGCGGCGACCTGGGCGACGCCCCGGACCGGTTCGACGGTGCGGCCGCGGTCGACGGGACGGGCCGCGGCGGCACGGGACGGGCTGACGGGGGACCACAGGATGCGGCCACCGTGCTCGTCCTCGGCACCTCATCGGACGACCGGCTGTCGCACCTGCGGGCGGGCGAGGCGGTCAGCGCCGTCCTGCTCCGGGCCACGACCCTCGGGCTCGCGAGCAGCGTGCTGAGCGAGCCGCTGGAGCTGGCGGGGACCCGGGAACTGGTGCGGGACGAGGTGCTCGGCGGCACGCTGTCACCCCAGCTGGTGCTGCGGATCGGCTGGCCGCCCGCGACGGGCCCGGTGCCGTCCCGCACCGGCCGCCGGTCCCCGTCCGGTGAGCCGGCGGACCGGCCGTCGGACCGGCTCACCTCCGACCGGGTCCGCTCGGCACCGTGA
- a CDS encoding stage II sporulation protein M produces the protein MNEPLRIIRDNLGAYLVVNLAMYGISIAGVVTALILPELNAAQLASMQEDGTTDLVLAVIGNVWLFALVILGVNTLTVGALAIVLPSLVVPFAGIAVFAYRAFDIGLTLAPADRTGWVILIPHSVTYVIEFQAYILLVLGAYLLGRSWLRPGSVGAPNRRAGYVSGLRQIGWLSLPALVLFVIGAVYEAFTLRYLVPVLIQAMA, from the coding sequence GTGAACGAACCCCTCCGGATCATCCGCGACAACCTCGGCGCCTACCTCGTCGTGAACCTGGCCATGTACGGCATCTCGATCGCCGGCGTCGTCACGGCCCTGATCCTCCCCGAGCTCAACGCCGCGCAGCTCGCCTCCATGCAGGAGGACGGAACCACGGACCTGGTCCTGGCGGTGATCGGCAACGTGTGGTTGTTCGCCCTGGTCATCCTGGGTGTCAACACGCTCACGGTCGGCGCGCTGGCGATCGTGCTGCCGTCGCTGGTCGTGCCCTTCGCCGGAATCGCCGTGTTCGCCTACCGCGCGTTCGACATCGGACTGACCCTCGCCCCGGCCGACCGGACCGGGTGGGTGATCCTCATCCCGCACTCCGTGACCTACGTCATCGAGTTCCAGGCCTACATCCTGCTCGTCCTCGGCGCCTACCTCCTCGGGAGGTCCTGGCTCCGCCCCGGGTCCGTCGGCGCCCCGAACCGTCGTGCGGGGTACGTCAGCGGGCTACGGCAGATCGGCTGGCTGAGCCTGCCCGCCCTGGTCCTGTTCGTCATCGGCGCGGTCTACGAGGCGTTCACGCTCCGCTACCTGGTTCCCGTGCTGATCCAGGCCATGGCCTGA
- the ppdK gene encoding pyruvate, phosphate dikinase has product MPKYVYAFAEGHKDLKDLLGGKGANLAEMTNMGLAVPPGFTITTAACRAFLATGIQPPELDDQVDRHLDALQTAAGRRLGDPDDPLLVSVRSGAVFSMPGMMETVLDVGLNDSSVLGLARAAGDDRFAWDSYRRLVQMFGTTVLGIDGAHFDAVFDAAKLARGTADDLGLDADDLRGVVGAYQAVVRERSGREFPQDPREQLDLTVRAVFGSWNAPRAITYRRRERIPADLGTAVTVQAMVFGNLGPDSGSGVAFTRDPATGEPGVYGDYLAHAQGEDVVAGIRNTLPLSELERLDPVSHRDLLANMATLERHYRDLCDIEFTIERGRLWMLQTRVGKRTAGAAFVIACQLVDDGLIDADEALRRVTGAQLVRLMFPRFAPDAATTVLAVGMNASPGAATGAAVFDSPTAVARAAAGEDVILVRRETNPDDLAGMIAAKGVLTGRGGRTSHAAVVARGMGRTCVCGAEDLDVDVDARKIVGPGGVMVAEGDLLSIDGSTGEVFLGAVPVVASPVMEYFEGSLDPASPEAGELVRAVHRLMEHADTTRRLAVYANADTGADAARARRFGADGIGLCRTEHMFLGDRREQVERLVLADTDAERDAALAELLPLQRADFIEVFTAMQGLPVTIRLLDPPLHEFLPDLTELSVRVALAEERGRVDAADVRLLAAVRRLHEENPMFGLRGVRLGIVVPGLFGMQVRAIAQAAATLRRNGVEVRPEIMVPLVGAVQELQAVAEETSAVLADEAERHGVELDAAIGTMIELPRAALTAGQIAESAEFFSFGTNDLTQTTWGFSRDDVEGAFFSRYLERGIFGTSPFETLDIDGVGRLIRIAAREGRATRPDIRLGVCGEHGGDPDSIHFFHHEGLDYVSCSPFRVPVARLESARAALDLP; this is encoded by the coding sequence ATGCCGAAGTACGTGTACGCGTTCGCCGAGGGCCACAAGGACCTCAAGGACCTGCTGGGCGGGAAGGGCGCGAACCTCGCGGAGATGACCAACATGGGTCTCGCGGTGCCGCCCGGGTTCACGATCACCACCGCGGCCTGCCGGGCGTTCCTGGCGACCGGGATACAGCCGCCGGAGCTGGACGACCAGGTGGACCGGCACCTCGACGCGCTGCAGACGGCGGCGGGCCGCCGTCTCGGCGACCCGGACGACCCGCTGCTGGTGTCCGTCCGCTCCGGGGCGGTGTTCTCGATGCCCGGGATGATGGAGACCGTCCTCGACGTCGGGCTCAACGACTCCTCGGTGCTCGGGCTCGCCCGCGCCGCCGGGGACGACCGCTTCGCCTGGGACTCCTACCGGCGTCTGGTCCAGATGTTCGGCACCACCGTGCTCGGGATCGACGGGGCCCACTTCGACGCCGTGTTCGACGCGGCCAAGCTCGCCCGGGGCACCGCCGACGACCTCGGCCTGGACGCCGACGACCTGCGGGGGGTCGTCGGGGCCTACCAGGCGGTGGTGCGGGAGCGGTCCGGCCGGGAGTTCCCGCAGGATCCCCGCGAGCAGCTGGATCTGACCGTCCGCGCCGTGTTCGGGTCCTGGAACGCTCCGCGGGCGATCACCTACCGCCGCCGGGAACGCATCCCCGCCGACCTGGGTACCGCGGTGACCGTCCAGGCGATGGTGTTCGGCAACCTCGGGCCCGACTCCGGCTCCGGAGTGGCGTTCACCCGGGACCCGGCCACCGGCGAGCCGGGCGTGTACGGCGACTACCTCGCCCACGCCCAGGGCGAGGACGTCGTCGCCGGCATCCGCAACACGCTCCCGCTGAGCGAGCTGGAACGCCTCGACCCGGTGTCGCACCGCGACCTGCTGGCGAACATGGCCACCCTGGAACGGCACTACCGCGACCTGTGCGACATCGAGTTCACCATCGAGCGCGGCCGCCTGTGGATGCTGCAGACCCGGGTCGGCAAGCGCACGGCGGGCGCCGCGTTCGTCATCGCCTGCCAGCTCGTCGACGACGGCCTGATCGACGCCGACGAGGCGCTGCGCCGGGTCACCGGGGCCCAGCTCGTCCGGTTGATGTTCCCCCGCTTCGCCCCCGACGCGGCGACGACCGTGCTGGCGGTCGGGATGAACGCCTCCCCCGGCGCGGCCACCGGCGCGGCGGTGTTCGACAGCCCGACCGCGGTGGCCCGGGCAGCCGCGGGCGAGGACGTCATCCTCGTGCGCCGCGAGACGAATCCCGACGACCTGGCGGGAATGATCGCCGCGAAGGGCGTGCTGACCGGCCGCGGTGGCCGCACCAGCCACGCGGCCGTCGTCGCGCGCGGGATGGGCCGGACCTGCGTGTGCGGCGCCGAGGACCTGGACGTCGACGTCGACGCGCGGAAGATCGTCGGGCCCGGTGGGGTCATGGTGGCCGAGGGCGACCTCCTGTCGATCGACGGCAGCACCGGCGAGGTGTTCCTGGGCGCGGTGCCGGTCGTGGCCTCCCCGGTGATGGAGTACTTCGAGGGCTCGCTCGATCCCGCGTCGCCGGAGGCCGGGGAGCTGGTCCGGGCGGTGCACCGGCTCATGGAGCACGCCGACACGACCCGTCGCCTCGCCGTGTACGCGAACGCCGACACCGGGGCGGACGCGGCCCGCGCCCGGCGGTTCGGGGCCGACGGCATCGGGCTGTGCCGTACCGAGCACATGTTCCTGGGCGACCGCCGCGAGCAAGTCGAGCGCCTGGTGCTGGCCGACACCGACGCCGAGCGCGACGCCGCGCTGGCCGAGCTGCTGCCGCTGCAGCGCGCCGACTTCATCGAGGTGTTCACCGCGATGCAGGGCCTGCCGGTCACCATCCGGCTGCTCGACCCGCCGCTGCACGAGTTCCTGCCCGACCTGACCGAGCTCTCGGTGCGGGTCGCCCTGGCCGAGGAACGCGGCCGGGTGGACGCCGCGGACGTGCGCCTGCTCGCCGCGGTGCGGCGGCTGCACGAGGAGAACCCCATGTTCGGGCTGCGCGGGGTGCGCCTCGGGATCGTCGTGCCCGGGCTGTTCGGCATGCAGGTCCGAGCGATCGCCCAGGCCGCCGCGACCCTGCGACGCAACGGCGTCGAGGTCCGTCCGGAGATCATGGTCCCGCTGGTCGGGGCGGTGCAGGAGCTGCAGGCGGTGGCCGAGGAGACCTCGGCGGTCCTCGCCGACGAGGCGGAACGGCACGGCGTCGAGCTCGACGCCGCGATCGGCACGATGATCGAGCTGCCCCGAGCCGCGCTCACGGCGGGCCAGATCGCCGAGTCCGCCGAGTTCTTCTCCTTCGGCACCAACGACCTCACCCAGACGACGTGGGGCTTCTCCCGCGACGACGTCGAGGGGGCGTTCTTCTCCCGCTACCTGGAGCGCGGCATCTTCGGGACCTCGCCGTTCGAGACCCTCGACATCGACGGCGTGGGCCGGTTGATCCGGATCGCCGCCCGGGAGGGCCGGGCGACCCGCCCGGACATCCGGCTCGGCGTCTGCGGGGAGCACGGCGGTGACCCCGACTCCATCCACTTCTTCCACCACGAGGGCCTGGACTACGTGTCCTGCTCGCCGTTCCGGGTGCCCGTCGCCCGCCTGGAGTCCGCCCGTGCCGCCCTCGACCTCCCCTAG
- a CDS encoding sigma 54 modulation/S30EA ribosomal C-terminal domain-containing protein, which translates to MNRVDEPTVSEIVVEVRGSIADDLAAYARGEVADALTRTRRPVPRVHVRVLKHGDPARVEPVTAHANVDLDGRPLLVHAAAATPRAAVDLLVERLEHRLARLSRDRRPRRVRADEDAGPGPSEPEIVRHATSSPAPLSVDGAVAEMEDLGLDFHLFVEASTGQDAVVYRDGPTGLRLSRAGGGPDPVGSHDIAVTVSAQPAPLLDTAEAVERLRVTGLPFVFYLDGDHGRANVLYHRDDGDYGLIDPARR; encoded by the coding sequence GTGAATCGAGTCGACGAGCCGACGGTGTCCGAGATCGTGGTCGAGGTGCGAGGGTCCATCGCGGACGACCTCGCGGCGTACGCACGGGGCGAGGTGGCAGACGCGCTCACCCGCACCCGCCGTCCGGTACCCCGGGTGCACGTGAGGGTGCTGAAGCACGGCGACCCGGCCCGGGTGGAGCCGGTCACGGCGCACGCGAACGTCGATCTCGACGGTCGGCCGTTGCTGGTCCACGCCGCGGCCGCGACCCCGCGTGCGGCGGTGGATCTCCTGGTGGAGCGCCTGGAGCACCGCCTGGCGCGGCTGTCTCGTGACCGGCGCCCGCGGCGGGTGCGCGCCGACGAGGACGCCGGCCCGGGTCCGTCCGAGCCGGAGATCGTCCGGCACGCGACGAGCAGTCCCGCACCGTTGTCGGTGGACGGGGCCGTGGCCGAGATGGAGGACCTGGGTCTGGACTTCCACCTGTTCGTCGAGGCGTCGACCGGGCAGGACGCCGTGGTCTACCGGGACGGACCGACGGGTCTGCGGCTGTCCCGGGCCGGTGGTGGTCCCGACCCGGTCGGGTCCCACGACATCGCGGTCACCGTGAGCGCGCAGCCCGCACCGCTGCTGGACACCGCGGAGGCCGTGGAGCGGCTGCGGGTCACCGGCCTGCCGTTCGTGTTCTACCTCGACGGCGACCACGGGCGTGCGAACGTGCTCTACCACCGCGACGACGGCGACTACGGGCTGATCGATCCCGCCCGCAGGTGA
- a CDS encoding PLDc N-terminal domain-containing protein, whose protein sequence is MRTRRWTDLSDRQRTAVLVAASVQLSLAATAWADLATRPAALVHGRKGVWAAVIGVNFVGPIAYFVWGHRGS, encoded by the coding sequence ATGAGGACACGGCGCTGGACGGACCTCAGTGACCGGCAGCGGACGGCGGTGCTGGTGGCGGCGTCGGTGCAGCTTTCGCTGGCCGCCACGGCGTGGGCCGACCTCGCCACCCGCCCGGCAGCGCTCGTCCACGGGCGCAAGGGCGTGTGGGCGGCCGTGATCGGGGTCAACTTCGTCGGCCCGATCGCGTACTTCGTGTGGGGGCACCGGGGTTCCTAG
- a CDS encoding universal stress protein encodes MDEIGTVVVGVDGTRASRPVLEHALHDAARRGSRLRVVAVVPLPEYWVATYGMGVVPPSVEVVAQVQAEAQRMVDEVVAAHGTQLTRVPVSVAAVVGAPSDVLLAESRDADLLVLGHRGRGAVASAVLGSVGLHCVLHARCAVTVVAPEREYPMPDAAPVGVGAATVPA; translated from the coding sequence ATGGACGAGATCGGCACCGTGGTGGTCGGCGTCGACGGGACCCGCGCGTCCCGGCCGGTGCTGGAGCACGCCCTGCACGACGCGGCCCGTCGCGGCTCCCGGCTGCGCGTGGTGGCCGTGGTGCCGCTGCCGGAGTACTGGGTGGCGACCTACGGGATGGGCGTGGTGCCGCCGTCGGTCGAGGTCGTCGCACAGGTGCAGGCCGAGGCGCAGCGGATGGTGGACGAGGTCGTCGCAGCCCACGGCACGCAGCTGACGCGGGTGCCGGTGTCGGTGGCCGCCGTCGTCGGCGCACCGTCCGACGTGCTGCTGGCCGAGTCGCGCGACGCCGACCTGCTGGTCCTCGGGCACAGGGGGCGCGGTGCGGTGGCCAGCGCGGTGCTGGGGTCGGTCGGGCTGCACTGCGTGCTGCACGCCCGGTGCGCGGTCACCGTCGTCGCACCGGAGCGGGAGTACCCGATGCCGGACGCCGCACCGGTGGGCGTGGGTGCCGCGACCGTTCCGGCCTGA
- a CDS encoding universal stress protein produces the protein MVRVRSAPAPIVVGVDGSQPALDAVRWAACESRYRHTGLRLVDAVGTMPPTRPGDPRVGVVYREALCEEAADAVAAAAAIARQVAPGTDVGTEVLTGEPVPSLVAESGRAPLVVLGDRGVGGLTALLVGSVAVALAAHAQCPVVVVRGSADGGPVPTEGPVVVGVDGSPEGAAALAFAFEAASARRVPLIAVHAWHVTVADRVTSPPEGFQEENLAEWLDVWSARFPDVAVHPVLARDRPAHALLEQAAGAQLVVVGSRGRGTFAGLVLGSVSQALLHHAPCPVAVVRPSAVVA, from the coding sequence ATGGTGAGGGTGCGCAGTGCCCCGGCGCCGATCGTGGTGGGCGTCGACGGGTCGCAGCCGGCCCTCGACGCCGTGCGGTGGGCCGCATGCGAGTCGCGGTACCGGCACACCGGGCTGCGGCTGGTCGACGCCGTCGGCACGATGCCGCCGACGCGGCCCGGCGACCCCCGGGTCGGTGTGGTCTACCGCGAGGCCCTGTGCGAGGAGGCCGCCGACGCCGTCGCCGCGGCGGCGGCGATCGCGCGGCAGGTGGCGCCGGGCACCGACGTCGGCACCGAGGTGCTGACCGGCGAACCGGTCCCGAGCCTCGTCGCCGAGTCCGGGCGCGCACCGCTGGTCGTGCTCGGCGACCGGGGCGTGGGGGGCCTCACCGCGCTGCTGGTCGGTTCGGTGGCCGTGGCGCTGGCCGCCCACGCGCAGTGCCCCGTCGTGGTGGTGCGGGGATCCGCGGACGGCGGGCCGGTACCGACCGAGGGCCCCGTGGTGGTGGGGGTGGACGGATCGCCGGAGGGTGCCGCGGCACTCGCGTTCGCCTTCGAGGCGGCGTCCGCGCGACGGGTACCGCTGATCGCGGTGCACGCGTGGCACGTCACCGTCGCGGATCGGGTCACCTCGCCGCCGGAGGGTTTCCAGGAGGAGAACCTGGCCGAGTGGCTCGACGTGTGGTCGGCGAGGTTCCCCGACGTCGCCGTGCACCCGGTGCTGGCGCGGGACCGCCCCGCCCACGCGCTGCTGGAACAGGCCGCCGGGGCCCAGCTCGTCGTCGTCGGATCCCGGGGGCGGGGGACCTTCGCGGGTCTCGTGCTGGGCTCGGTCAGCCAGGCCCTGCTGCACCACGCACCGTGCCCGGTGGCCGTCGTCCGTCCGTCCGCGGTCGTGGCCTGA